The genomic segment ACCCCCGCCTTCTGAGCGCTCAGGGCGTGGCGCACGCTCACGCACTTATGCATGAGCCTGAGGCCTCCCTCCCTGAGCATGGCCACCAGGTCCTCCGGGGGACGGTTGCCGCTGAACTCCACCGCCGTCACCCCTCCCTCCTCCAGGATCACCTCGGCGTAGAGCCGGTTGTCGATGGGGCGCAGGGCGGGGAAGAGGTTGAGGTTCACGGCGAAGGGCCTGTCGGTGAGCCCCTTGAGGCGGCGCAAGGCGGCGCGAAACTCCTCCTGGGTGGGGAACATGGCCGAGGACATGATCCCCAGCGCCCCCGCCTCGCAGACCGCGGCGGTGAACTCCGGCCCCGTGATCCACTGCATGCACCCGCCGATCACCGGGTACTCGATCCCGAAAAGCTCGGTTATGCGCGTCCTGAACATCCCGCCTCCGTGAACGCCATGTCCTCCTCCTTATCCGTCTCGTCCGACCGCAGCCCGGTCCGACACATCATGCCGGAAACTCCTCCTTGAGCACGTGCTTGAGTACCTTCCCGCTGGGATTCCTCGGCAATACGGGGACGAAATACACCACCTTCGGCCGCTTGAAGCCGGGTAGCGCTTCGCGGCAGAAGGCGAGGATCTCTTCCTCCGTCGCCTCCTCCCCCGGCTTGAGCACCACGGCGGCGTGGATCTTCTCCCCCCACTGCGGGTCCGGCAGGCCGAACACCGCCGCCTCGGCCACCTTGGGGTGCCCGAGCAAGGCGTCCTCCACCTCCTTGGCGAAGACGTTCTCGCCCCCCGTCTTGATCATGTCCTTGAGGCGGTCCACGAAATAGAGGAAGCCTTCCTCGTCCCTGCGCACGATGTCCCCGGTGTGCAGCCAGCCGTCGCGGAAGGTCTTCTCCGTCTCGTCCTCCCGCTTGTAGTAGCCCTTGATGACCGCGGGGCCCTTGAGCAGCAGCTCGCCTATCTCCCCCGGCGGGACCTCCTCGCCCGCCTCGTTCACGATGCGGTAGTCCAGCAGGGGGTTGACCACGCCGATGGAATCCGGCTTGCGGAAGGCGTTGTCGGGATAGAGCACGGTGGCGTTGCCTCCGCTGGACTCCGTCAGCCCGTAGGTGTAGTAGAGGCGCGCGCTGGGCATGTGCTGGAGGACCGCCTTCTTCAGCTCGTCCGGGAAGGTCGCCGCGGCGGTTGCGAAGACCCGCACCGAGGAGGCGTCGTAGGCCATGGCCTCGGGCACGCTCATGATCCACCCGAAGAGGAAGGGGGGCACCACGATGGACAGGGTGACCTTTTCCTCCTGGATGGCTCGCATGTAGGCGACGGGGTCGAAGCGGT from the Actinomycetota bacterium genome contains:
- a CDS encoding AMP-binding protein produces the protein MGGDNMNIGNIPARNAVQFPDKTALVFEDRRWTWRELNGRINRLSSALMSLGLGKGDKAAILTENVPAMVELNYACAKAGIVFFPVMSRLSPPDIQYLLDLSDAKILFYHPDFAAAVEGMRPQLKKVGHYVQIGGELPRDTLDYEDLLRGGGEDEPGVEVLPEDIYCFLCTGGTTGVSKLAMCSHLNALCAIYTTISALGIRPDDVGIQVLPLFHVIQNNCLHPLLAAGATVVLQHRFDPVAYMRAIQEEKVTLSIVVPPFLFGWIMSVPEAMAYDASSVRVFATAAATFPDELKKAVLQHMPSARLYYTYGLTESSGGNATVLYPDNAFRKPDSIGVVNPLLDYRIVNEAGEEVPPGEIGELLLKGPAVIKGYYKREDETEKTFRDGWLHTGDIVRRDEEGFLYFVDRLKDMIKTGGENVFAKEVEDALLGHPKVAEAAVFGLPDPQWGEKIHAAVVLKPGEEATEEEILAFCREALPGFKRPKVVYFVPVLPRNPSGKVLKHVLKEEFPA